The following are encoded together in the Chloroflexota bacterium genome:
- a CDS encoding metal-sensitive transcriptional regulator gives MQASKPEVLKRLAYIEGHLKGIRKMVEEDQYCVDVLKQTYAVKRAIDKLEGLLLTGHLNGCVREGFKDGRDQQIIDELGELFDLSRR, from the coding sequence ATGCAAGCATCCAAGCCAGAGGTTCTCAAGCGGCTGGCCTACATCGAGGGCCACCTCAAGGGCATCCGCAAAATGGTCGAGGAAGACCAGTACTGCGTTGACGTGCTCAAGCAGACCTACGCCGTCAAGCGCGCCATCGACAAGCTCGAAGGGCTCTTGCTGACGGGCCATCTCAACGGCTGCGTCCGCGAAGGCTTCAAAGACGGCCGCGACCAGCAGATCATCGACGAGCTTGGCGAGCTCTTCGATCTGTCACGGCGGTGA